The stretch of DNA GGAAGTCGGTCCTGCTCGGCTTCGGGAATCTCGAGTTGAACGCCATAATAGAATCGGCCTTTCTCTTCCCGGTCCCACTGCAGGTTTCCTTCGAAATAGAGGGGATCTTCATTAAGCAGTACATTAAGGCTGATACGTACCTGGTTCAGGTCTACGTGTATCTCCAAGGGAATAGACAGGCAGCAGCCTGTTTTGCTGATATCGTGCATAAGAGCCTCAATAGGCTTGGGTGGGGCCGGAACGCCATTGATGCTGATGATGTGCATCTCCGTGGCAACCGGTTCTTTGAGTACATAACGAAAGGGTGTTTTTCTGCGATTAGTTGACATAGGTTCCTCCATCCAAACAAGTAGTGCATAACGTACTTTATCGACAAATTCCGCAAAATTGTGAAGTCCTGCTTCGTTCTGTTGATGCTCTAGAGACTTCTAGAGTCGGTAAATTACAGGAACGGCGAGGTATTCTTAGGCTTAAAGTCAGTGTCATTGCAGAATAAGTAGAGAGGTATATACCAACTCATGAAGAGGAGCGGGGTATTTATGGCGAAGTTTGACCCAATTATGCTTGATATTCCTGAGCAATTAGAGACAGAGCGGCTGCTCATCCGGGCGCCGCAATGGGGAGACGGCAAGCCGCTGAATGCAGCCATCCGGGAAAGCCTTGAGGCGCTGCGTCCCTTCATGCCGTTCGCGAGAGTAACGCCTGAGCCGGAAGAGACGGAGCAGGTCGTGCGCCGCGGCCGCCTGCATTATCTTGATCGCACCGATATGATGATGATTCTCTGTGATAAGCAGACCGGTGAGCTGCTTGGGGCAACGGGGCTGCACCGGATCAATTGGGATGCTCGCAGATTTGAGATTGGATATTGGATCAGGACTTCTCGTTCAGGTCAAGGCCTGGTGACTGAAGCGGTGAATGGAATTACCGGCTTTGCTGTTAAGCACCTTGAAGCGAACCGGATTGAAGTTCGCTGTGATGACCGCAATCACCGCAGCGCTGCCGTAGCAAGGCGGGCAGGATTTACACTCGAAGGAGTGCTGCACAATTGGAAGCGGGATGAGGATGGCGTTCTGATGAATGAGATGATATTTGCCAAGGTGCGGGGAACGGATTTTTAAATGATAAGCACAAAAAAGCCGCACTTTCTAAAGGGGTTCATTCCTTCTCTGGAAAGTGCGGCTGTCTTTTATTTCAGCGGAACCTGCTTAGACAGCTTCTCAAACTGCTCAAGATGCGGCTTCACCTTAGCCGTGATGCCTTGCAGGTACTTAATGGATGCTTTTCTCTGACGTTCCTTGGCGGCGTCCTCTTCTGGGAACATCCAGTACTCCTTGTAAATGGATCCCTTTTGGTAGATTACATTGAACAGCTGTCCCTTCTTCCAAAGCGGAAGCAAGTCTTGATTGCTGCCCATAATATAGAGCGTCTCGCCCCCGTTCTTATAAGTAAAGGCATAGTCCGGATCGGCTTCGGCATGCTGAACATAGTATCCGGTCTGGAATGCTCCGTTCTTAAAGGTGCCGGTTTGGATGCTGTGATAGATGACCGTTCCGTTAGCTTCAGTTCGCTTCTCCGTGAGAGTTCCCGAACCGTTCATCAGATCATTGTTCCATGTACCGTTATACACGATCTTATGCGTACGCCCATCTGCATCCACGTATTCATTGATATATTTGCCCATGCCCGAACGTTTACCGTCCTTGAATTCCCCGGCATACTGTTTGTGCTCTCCCCAATGAATGGTGCCTCGCCCATTTGGCTTGTTGTTCTGGACCTCTCCATAGTAGGAGATTCCTTCTGACAGCTGGATCGAAGTCTTCGCTGGAGCTGTGCCAGCTGCGTCTGCTTGAGGAAGAAAGAATGCGGTTGTTGCTGGAACGGTTAATGCAGTAGTTAAAAGTAAGGCAGCAGTCCATTTCTGTTTGCGATTTAACAAAACAAATCGCTCCTTTCCAAGTTGAATTTACCCGCTGTTTCTAATTTATAACATTGGGGGGGCTTGTACAGCAAGGGCTACCATTGATTATCCCTACATACTGTGTTAACCTAAATTTAACCTAATATATCACAATTGTTATATGGCTTGTTACTGCGAGGCAGGCAAAACCTAAACGATTGGTGAGCATTTGTTCTCTACTGAGCGCAATTCTCCCCAAAGTTTAGGTTTTTCTTTTTTCTAGTACAAACAGCCAGAGTTTAAAAGTTATGAGTTTAAGGCAAAATAGAGCCTGACCTCAAACGGATGAAGGCTCTATTAACCAGAGAATTTAAATGAACGAAGGGTGGTAATAACATGAATTCACCATTTCCTGAGGGCTTCCTATGGGGCGGAGCTGTCGCCGCCAATCAATGTGAAGGTGCCTATAACGAAGGAGGCAAGGGGGTGTCTACACAGGATGTGATGCCGAAAGGGATCGCTGCCCCGCCCACTGAAGTGCCTACAGAGGACAATTTGAAGCTTGTAGGCATTGACTTTTATCATAGATATAAGGACGATATCAAGCTGTTTGCGGAAATGGGCTTCAAGGTCTTCCGCACCTCGATCGCCTGGTCACGGATTTATCCGAATGGGGATGATCTGCAGCCAAATGAGGAAGGTCTGAAATTCTATGATGATTTATTCGACGAGTGTCATAAGCATGGCATCGAGCCTATGGTTACAATCTCTCATTATGAAACGCCGCTGCACTTGGCCAGAGAGTATAACGGCTGGGTGAACCGTAAGCTGGTGGGCTTCTATGAGCGGTATGTAACTACGTTGTTTAACCGCTACAAAGGCAAAGTGAAATACTGGCTGACCTTTAATGAGATTAACTCTATTCTGGAAGCTCCATTTATGAACGGCGGGATTGTCACACCCAAGGAAGAGCTCTCCAAGCAGGACCTTTATCAAGCGATTCACCATGAGCTGGTGGCAAGCGCTCTGGCCGTGAAGCTTGCACATCAAATCATGCCGGAAGCCAAAATCGGCTGCATGGTGCTCAGCATGCCAACCTATCCGTTGACGCCGAATCCAAATGACGTGATCGCCACCATGAAAACAGAGCATATGAATGACTTCTTTGCAGATGTTCATGCACGCGGCTACTATCCGGGATACATGAATCGTTACTTCAGGGAGAATAACATCCATATTCATTTTGAAGAGGGAGACGAAGAAATTCTGAAGCATACCGTAGACTTCATCTCCTTCAGCTATTATGTTAGCATCTGCGAGACTGCAGATCCTAAGCGTCAGGCAAATGGTGAGGACAATCTGTTCTCAGGCGTTCCTAACCCTTATTTGAAGGCAAGTGACTGGGGCTGGCAGATCGACCCGCAGGGCCTGCGCTATGCGCTGAACCGATTCTATGACCGTTACCAGAAACCGCTCTTTATTGTGGAGAACGGGATCGGCGCTGTGGATGAACTGGTAACCGATGAGCAAGGGAACAAGACCGTTCATGATGATTATCGGATTGAGTTCCTGAATGATCATCTCGTACAGGTTGGTGAAGCGATAGAAGACGGTGTTGACCTGATGGGTTTTACCGCTTGGGGCTGTATTGACCTGGTCAGTGCTTCAACCGCCGAGATGAAGAAACGGTACGGCTTGATATATGTGGACCGGAATAACGATGGGACAGGCAGCCTTGAGAGATACAAGAAGAAATCGTTCTACTGGTATCAAGATGTGATCCGTACGAATGGGGCAAGTCTTGTGAAGTGATGAGATAAATATAGAATATAACTGCAAACGGCAGCGCTTCGGGATAGGACCCGGGGTGCTGTTTTTTTGTGCTGAACTGAGTATTTGGACAGGGGTAGATGTGCCTTTGAGTGCAAGCTGAAATGTTGTTAAAATATACTAATTACATAGAATGAACTAAAGAAATGAATGTCACAGGCCTTATTGCGCCGTTATAGCAGGAGGTTCAATGCAAAGCTTTAGTTTAATTTATATAGTTCTAAGACTCTATTCAGCGTATATAGGAGGATGGGAGTGGAACAGCAAGAATATGCTCGCTATCTGTTTGAATTGATAGATGAAGAGCCTGTAACAGAAGAAATAGATGCAGATCACCTTTACGGTTACTTTCAGAGCTTTATGCCTAGCGGAAAAGGCGTGGAGCGGGTCTTTGAACCGTTAGAGCGGGGAACTGAGTATCTGGAGCGAATTTTACCGATTTATGGCATGCTGGATCTTCAGGATTTTAAGGGGAATACGGTGCCTGGTTATTTTAATGGATCTAAAAAAGAGGCTTCCCAAGAAGTGCTGCTGCATTACGGAGAACAGCTGCTGGCTAAACTGCTTGCACTGTTCACGGAGCATGGAGAGAGAGAGTATGCAGGGGAGGCCATAGCGGCCCTGAAGGAAGTGAAGGATATCGTCATCGTGGGAGAAGGGAGGCTTGATGCTTTATACGAGGAGCATGATGAGACGATAGATGAGTCGCTCTATGAGTTGATCTACGATCATACGGATGACGATGAGGCTATACAAATATTAAAGGAAGCCTATTATTCTATCGCCTGTGATTATTGGGTTTCCTATTATCTTCAATGGCCCCGGTATCAGGGGGTGAGAGGGCAAGATCCGCTTGCCCCTTATTTTGAATTGTACCGATTAGGATATGGCACAGTTATTACCCAGCAAACCTTGTATATCGGAAAGCTGTAGACAGACTTCGGTATTTCCCCATTTCAGACACAGGAGGTTATAGGCATTGAACCAAGCGGTAGCCGATTTTTTGGAGGATGTATGGACTGAAGTCACGGCCATTTATGGCCGGGAGAAGCAGAGAATAGATGAATTGCCTGATAGGAGCCGTCTCCAGGGCGGAATGATGGATTATTTAAGGGTCGCCTGGAGGAAAGGCAAACTGAACTTTAGGTCGGGGAACATTGCGATAGATGTTCATGAGCCGTTCTCCTGGTCTGACAGTTCGTACAAGCTGGAAGCAAGAGATTACATAGAAGAGTTAAGCGATGAACTGTTGATCGCTGAATTTTTCCCCGCGCTGCGCGAGAAGGTGTTACCGGTGTTCTTATCTGACACATACGGGGACCGTTTCTTTGATTATCAATTTGAGCTGGTGCTTGAGTTCCAGAGAGAAAGCTCCACCCTTCAGCATAGCGAGCGGATCGTTAGTGAGACGAGGCTTCAAGCGCTTAGACAGACTTGGAATGAGTTTTTGGAGACAAAAATCTACGCTCCCCTTCCGGTGATTCCGAAAGAGCAGGATGAATTTTTCTTCGCCAACCATCTGTTCAATCCCGATCTGACCGAGCTGAGGATTGAAGCGATCGCCCCGGCAATTGAACAACTGAGCGCCAAATTGCAAGGTTACCCTGAGCGTCTCAGTCATTGGAACTATCAATATACGGCGGCCATGAAGAATTGGGCTGAAGAGCAATTTCTCAAGCGCTATTACACAGATACCGGGAATTATTCGAATAAGTGGGAGCTAAAAGTGGAGTCTGAGCGACCTGGTGTCTACCCGGACGAAATGGAGCTATTCCTGTATGCGGCCTTGAAGATTGGACCGCAGGAGCCTGCGGTGCGCGAGGAGTATTTGCAGCTGGCTGCTGAGCTGGGGTCCGTTAAGGCTGCCGACTACCTGCGCAAGGGAAGCGGCCGGTTTGAGGGTGAGCGGAAGAGCGAGCTGATGACCGCGAGATCCAATGACGTGATGCAGCTGATCGAAATTCAGATCAAGTCTGAGGAGGAGGGGGCTTACTGTGAGGCTCTTCTCTATATCAATGAGCTGCTTGGACAGGGGTTCCCGAAGGGCTATAAGCTTAAGCTGAAGAGCACTGTGAAGCAGTTCCTTCCGCTGAAGAAAATAGCAAAGTCCAAGCTGCATCAATTTTTTGCAAATGCCCTTCAGTATCCGGGGCTATATCCGCTTCTGGCCGAATATGCGGAGCTGGCGATGGAAGAATTCGCATGGTATGAAGATGTCGAGCCTTCTGAGAAATCTGTAATGCCTGGCACCTACGCGGTGTTTGGTCTGGGGCTGTACAGCCGGGAGTATTTCCCGCTTGTCTGCCGTTATATGGAGCTGGTAGATAACGAGCATCAGTCTGTTCAGGACGGATACGCGGAAGCATTCATTGAAGCACAGGGTATTACTGAAGAGCATATGCCTACCTTAGTCTCCATCCTGCTTGGCGCAAGTGAAGGGGCAAGGCCGCTTAAAACAGTCCAGATCGATACACCGGAGCTGGCAGAAGCGCTGATTCGATCGCTTGAAAAGAAGGAGGATTACGAGCGGGAGACGGTGATCTACCGGATCTTTGGCGGGGAGAAGAAGCTGGCTCAGGCCGCGAAGAAGGCGGGGGGCCTACTTAAGGACCGGCTAGAGGAGCTGGCACAGCTTTGCTGATGAAGGATGATGGAGATGAAGGGACAGGGATCGGGATGGACCTTGAGAGAGCACTAACTGATGAACAGGCCTATTCAGAGTTGGAAAATACTTTCGTTTCTGCGTTTATAAATCTGCTGATGGAAGGGGATCAGAGCGATTGGGTTATTCCCTATTACCAAACCTGCTTCGCCAATGGAACGAGGGTAAGGGACGCCAATCCGATCTTCTCGGCGAAATCCATTTCAAGTGGTAAATCGGTCAGAATCATTCTGGAACCGCTTGAATCACTAGAGGGTGTTGAGCACTGGTTAGATGCGAATGAAAAGAACGAACTGGTCCTGGTATGCTCCTTATCTAAGAGCCATGCAGAGACCGTAAGATCATTAATCTTAGAATGGGTATATCCAAAGGGGGAGAAGTGATGTATACACAGCAGATCGAACGTATACAATCCAAGCTGCACCAGCTCAGAGAGGCGGATAGCGAATTCTCCTTGTTCGGCTCTCAGACACATAAGTATCAAATGGCTCCAGTCTGGAGCACTGAAGAGGTGGCACGCTTCGAGGAGGCTTGGAAGATTAAGCTGCCGGAGGAATATAAGGCTTTTCTGCTGCATGTGGGATCAGGCGGAGCCGGACCTTATTACGGACTGGTCCGACCAGATGATGGAGTATATATCGATCTGGATTATCCTAGTGAGCTGAATAATGTATCCGGCGAATTTCCTTATACCGAAGCGTGGAACTTTGAGAGGAGCTGGGATGAAGATTCACTTGGCGAGGAGGATTGGGCTGAGCAGGAGAGATTCTATTTCAGCACAGACAAGTCTGCAGGCCTGCTGGCCATAAGCAATTTTGGCTGCGGGATAACGATTAATTTGGTCGTAAACGGACAGTCTTATGGCGAAATCTGGGTCGATGACCGGTCCAATGATAACGGGATCTATCCGGATCATTATTTTGAAAATGAAAAACGGCTGACTTTCCTGGACTGGTATGAAACATGGCTTGACCGGTCAATGGAGGAGCTTGAGGAAGAGGAAATGTAAGAAGAGGAAGACCAATAGCCAATAGGAATTTAGAAAAGGGGGGAGCGGCAGATGAACTGGACGGAAGTGGGCAAAGCCAAAGATCTGGATCTAGTCCGCCGGGCTGCGGCGGAGCTGGATGTGAACGAGCGGGATGAGCGGGGAAGAACACCGCTGATGCTGCTTCTGACAAACCGCTTGCCGGTCGAGGCGATCCGTCTGCTGATCGAGCAGGGGGCCGACCTAGAGGCAGAGGACAAGCTTGGGGACACTGCGCTTAAGAAGGCGGTGAAGTTCAAGCAAATGGAGGCTATAGCCGAGCTGCTTAAGGCGGGCGCAAAGCTTGATTCTCCGCAGGGAATACTTGCGACAGCCTGGAATATGGCGCGTCCGAACAAGGAGCTGGCCGATCTACTGCTCGGCACCACAGGGGCGGTCCGCTTGACGCTTACCGAGGAAGAAGAAGCGATCCTTGACGACCTGCTCTATGAGGAATCGCAGGCGGTTCTTTGCGCCAAGCTCAGCCGATTGGAATCGCCGGTTCTGCTGCATGCTGTTGTGAACAGCTATAACTGGGATGATGGGCCGTTACCGATGCTGAAGGTTTTTAAGAACCCAGCCTGTGTGGAAATTACACTCCTGGATATGTATGAACTGCTGGACGGAGATTACTGGCTGGAACAAATTGAGGCGGAGATTGCAGGGAGACCGGAGGGCCCCGAGTGGAGAGAGCTGGCGGCCGGGCTGAAGGAACGATTATATAACAATTAGCCTTGCCGGAAGATACATATAGCGATAAGAGGGGAATGCGGAACACTGTATTTGCATTCCCCTCTTTCGAGGAGGCGATCTGCAACATGAGAACTTGGACCTTGACGGAGCTGCCGGAACCTCATAGCTTGCACAAGCAGCTGCGCATTCTGGCTGCACTGGATGTGATTCTATGTGAGGAAGAATGGCTGCGTGTGCATCGTTATGAACCGAATTGGCGGCCGGGAGTGGATCTTGGAATACTTGAGAACGGAGCTGGAGATGACCTTTTCATTTTATTTGCAGAAGAAGGGTGTATTCTGAAGGGCTTCGATCATGAATCTTCGCTGAGCCCGCATGCTCGGGACGATGGAGAGGTTTGGCCAGGCATGTATGATGAGGTGCCGAAGGCACTGTTTGCTTTGCTGGAAGATGGAAGCGACACTTGGGAGCTGGAGGATGTTACCTTTTGCATTTGGCAAAACAGGAATGAACCGGAGTGGCTGGCCGGGGATTGGGCGGAATTGGATACGCTGGACGATCCCCGAGAAGCCGATGGGGGAGCCAACTTCTTGCTAGGTTATCTTCATAAGAGCGCTGAGAGCTATATCAACTGGGCACAGGGGTATTACGCTGATGATATGAAGCTTCCCGTTCAGATCGTTGAGCAAATTTTCAGTGGAGCTAAGGTGGATCAAGAGATGGTGGCTGCTCTTTCGCCCGGCAGAAATGTGCATGACGCGCTGAATGAGCTTGAGAAGCTCGGCCTGGCTTAAGCCCGCAGTTTTAGCTTAAGAAGGAGGACTGCCCTAGAATTATAGGGAGGTTTATGTCCAGGGGCTTGTACCTGCTCTGTCTATATTTCTTGTGATTACGGTTCTTCCGATGAATTATACACAGATCACCTGGGTGAAAATGTGCGGTGGTGAGGCGATCAAGAGCAGGGTGCAGCGCTACGCGTCTAATTTTTCGGATCACGAGCGAGTATCATGATCGGCCTTTATGAACCGCATCCCTAGAGTTAGTCGATAAATTTCGTATATAAAAAATAAAGAGAAGAAGCATGTGGAGAGGAGCACCAGCATGAGAAACTGCGCGCTTTACAGTTCAACCTTTGATCTCGATCAAGTTGTGGATATTCTTAAATCCATATATCCGAAAGACAAAATTACCGTGAACGATACAAAGACGAAGATTCAAGTCATTAGCGGAGGATGGTTTAGCAAGAAGATCAAGGGCTTCAATATTATGACCAGCAAGACAAGCCCTGAGGAATTCGAGGCTATGGTTAACGGAATGGGCGGCTTCTTCAGCCAGATTCAGGCTGAGAATGAGCTTGTCCAGCAGAAGCTGCTAATCAAGATCAGCACTTTGAACATGGTGATTGGGATCGAGACGGAAGAAGACATTTCGGATGCCTTTTTTGCAGAACTACTTAGAATAATCGAACCGTTGGACGGGCTGATGTTCTGGGGCGGCGGTCAGCTGCTGGACCCCAAGGGCAGATTGCTGATGGATACAGACGGCCATTCCGAGGTGGCAGACTATACCGTGACGGCTCATACAAGCTATTTGCATGCAGAGGACGCCCTGACGGAATCCGGGGCCAAGCGGAAGCAGCGCTCGGAGGAAATGCTGGCCGCAAGAGGCGTTACACGGATGCCGCCTATGCCGGGAAGGCTCGGCGATGAGGCGGCCAGCAGCATTCGCTCTCTGCAGGAAGCCGCCAAGCGTGCCGTGGCTCTATGCATCGTCTCTCTGAAGGGCGAGTGCGTCTGCTCCGGCGAGAGCCCGGAAGATACCCGACAGCTCGTTCATCGGGTCATTGGACAGTATGGGGCGGCAGCGTTCTTTTCACCTGAAGAGAAGAAGTTTATTGATAACGACCTTGCCGAAGAGGCCGAGGCTATGCAGTATTCCTGGTGTTATGAAGGGTTCTGGGTGATGCTGTGGGCGCTCGGGCAGGTAGAGGAGATTGGCGACCCGACAAGCGTATGCGATGTTCCACTGGCGGTCTCCAGACTGCAGCAGTATGAAAACTTTGAGGCACTGGTGGAAGGTTCGCGTCTGCGCAGCACGACGGAAATTCTGGATGCAGCGGATTTAATCTACCGCTATGACTGGCTGTGTGTAGATGCGCGAATCCATGGACAGCCTGCTCCTTACGGACTTGATGGCGGGGTCGTGTACGAACGGCATCGGGCGCTGAACTGGCTGATCGGCTACATGGGTCAAGATTGGGATGATGTGCGTACAGATACCTAAACGGTTGAAGGGCATTTGGGGATAAGCAGTAATAAAAAATACGGCAGCCAGTGTCCATTCCTTTAAAAAGGCCGGCTGTCGTATGGATTAAATATGGAAAATTCTTG from Paenibacillus sp. CAA11 encodes:
- a CDS encoding PilZ domain-containing protein; translation: MSTNRRKTPFRYVLKEPVATEMHIISINGVPAPPKPIEALMHDISKTGCCLSIPLEIHVDLNQVRISLNVLLNEDPLYFEGNLQWDREEKGRFYYGVQLEIPEAEQDRLPRELRMLAGARRILVL
- a CDS encoding GNAT family N-acetyltransferase — encoded protein: MAKFDPIMLDIPEQLETERLLIRAPQWGDGKPLNAAIRESLEALRPFMPFARVTPEPEETEQVVRRGRLHYLDRTDMMMILCDKQTGELLGATGLHRINWDARRFEIGYWIRTSRSGQGLVTEAVNGITGFAVKHLEANRIEVRCDDRNHRSAAVARRAGFTLEGVLHNWKRDEDGVLMNEMIFAKVRGTDF
- a CDS encoding glycoside hydrolase family 1 protein; the protein is MNSPFPEGFLWGGAVAANQCEGAYNEGGKGVSTQDVMPKGIAAPPTEVPTEDNLKLVGIDFYHRYKDDIKLFAEMGFKVFRTSIAWSRIYPNGDDLQPNEEGLKFYDDLFDECHKHGIEPMVTISHYETPLHLAREYNGWVNRKLVGFYERYVTTLFNRYKGKVKYWLTFNEINSILEAPFMNGGIVTPKEELSKQDLYQAIHHELVASALAVKLAHQIMPEAKIGCMVLSMPTYPLTPNPNDVIATMKTEHMNDFFADVHARGYYPGYMNRYFRENNIHIHFEEGDEEILKHTVDFISFSYYVSICETADPKRQANGEDNLFSGVPNPYLKASDWGWQIDPQGLRYALNRFYDRYQKPLFIVENGIGAVDELVTDEQGNKTVHDDYRIEFLNDHLVQVGEAIEDGVDLMGFTAWGCIDLVSASTAEMKKRYGLIYVDRNNDGTGSLERYKKKSFYWYQDVIRTNGASLVK
- a CDS encoding DUF6138 family protein; this encodes MNQAVADFLEDVWTEVTAIYGREKQRIDELPDRSRLQGGMMDYLRVAWRKGKLNFRSGNIAIDVHEPFSWSDSSYKLEARDYIEELSDELLIAEFFPALREKVLPVFLSDTYGDRFFDYQFELVLEFQRESSTLQHSERIVSETRLQALRQTWNEFLETKIYAPLPVIPKEQDEFFFANHLFNPDLTELRIEAIAPAIEQLSAKLQGYPERLSHWNYQYTAAMKNWAEEQFLKRYYTDTGNYSNKWELKVESERPGVYPDEMELFLYAALKIGPQEPAVREEYLQLAAELGSVKAADYLRKGSGRFEGERKSELMTARSNDVMQLIEIQIKSEEEGAYCEALLYINELLGQGFPKGYKLKLKSTVKQFLPLKKIAKSKLHQFFANALQYPGLYPLLAEYAELAMEEFAWYEDVEPSEKSVMPGTYAVFGLGLYSREYFPLVCRYMELVDNEHQSVQDGYAEAFIEAQGITEEHMPTLVSILLGASEGARPLKTVQIDTPELAEALIRSLEKKEDYERETVIYRIFGGEKKLAQAAKKAGGLLKDRLEELAQLC
- a CDS encoding SMI1/KNR4 family protein → MYTQQIERIQSKLHQLREADSEFSLFGSQTHKYQMAPVWSTEEVARFEEAWKIKLPEEYKAFLLHVGSGGAGPYYGLVRPDDGVYIDLDYPSELNNVSGEFPYTEAWNFERSWDEDSLGEEDWAEQERFYFSTDKSAGLLAISNFGCGITINLVVNGQSYGEIWVDDRSNDNGIYPDHYFENEKRLTFLDWYETWLDRSMEELEEEEM
- a CDS encoding DUF4274 domain-containing protein, translating into MNWTEVGKAKDLDLVRRAAAELDVNERDERGRTPLMLLLTNRLPVEAIRLLIEQGADLEAEDKLGDTALKKAVKFKQMEAIAELLKAGAKLDSPQGILATAWNMARPNKELADLLLGTTGAVRLTLTEEEEAILDDLLYEESQAVLCAKLSRLESPVLLHAVVNSYNWDDGPLPMLKVFKNPACVEITLLDMYELLDGDYWLEQIEAEIAGRPEGPEWRELAAGLKERLYNN
- a CDS encoding DUF4272 domain-containing protein: MRNCALYSSTFDLDQVVDILKSIYPKDKITVNDTKTKIQVISGGWFSKKIKGFNIMTSKTSPEEFEAMVNGMGGFFSQIQAENELVQQKLLIKISTLNMVIGIETEEDISDAFFAELLRIIEPLDGLMFWGGGQLLDPKGRLLMDTDGHSEVADYTVTAHTSYLHAEDALTESGAKRKQRSEEMLAARGVTRMPPMPGRLGDEAASSIRSLQEAAKRAVALCIVSLKGECVCSGESPEDTRQLVHRVIGQYGAAAFFSPEEKKFIDNDLAEEAEAMQYSWCYEGFWVMLWALGQVEEIGDPTSVCDVPLAVSRLQQYENFEALVEGSRLRSTTEILDAADLIYRYDWLCVDARIHGQPAPYGLDGGVVYERHRALNWLIGYMGQDWDDVRTDT